One Bartonella tribocorum CIP 105476 genomic window carries:
- the ssb gene encoding single-stranded DNA-binding protein, giving the protein MLNKVILIGYLGADPESKTMNSGAEIVNFRLATSESYTDKNTHQKVEKTEWHSVVVFNPYLAKIALQYLSKGSKVYVEGKLQTRKWQDKNDHDRYTTEIVLSQYKGELHLLDAKKEQSTPSPITSQSYAIASGTQDYSASLNDSVPF; this is encoded by the coding sequence ATGTTGAATAAAGTGATCTTAATTGGCTATTTAGGGGCAGATCCCGAAAGCAAAACAATGAATTCTGGAGCTGAAATAGTCAATTTTAGGTTGGCTACTTCTGAAAGCTATACGGATAAAAACACGCACCAAAAAGTAGAGAAAACTGAATGGCATTCCGTGGTAGTTTTTAATCCATATTTGGCAAAAATTGCTCTTCAGTATCTCAGTAAAGGTTCAAAGGTTTATGTAGAAGGCAAATTACAAACCCGTAAATGGCAAGATAAAAACGATCATGATCGTTACACAACAGAGATTGTCTTGTCACAATATAAAGGCGAGTTGCATTTGCTTGATGCCAAGAAAGAGCAATCTACCCCCTCACCCATTACTTCTCAAAGTTATGCTATTGCCTCAGGTACTCAAGATTATAGCGCATCTCTTAATGATAGCGTCCCATTCTGA
- a CDS encoding lambda exonuclease family protein produces the protein MEQRTAEWFQARLGKVTASNIYNVLSKTAKGTPTNKYEDYKIKLITERLTEEVSQFYTTPAMQWGIEHEEDALKEYAFIYDTEIIGCGFIQHPTIKMAGASPDGFVGDDGLVEVKCPQSPNHLRFFIDDNIKPEYRAQMQFQMACTGRKWCDFISYDPRFTRQSTYLRMKIKRIHRDEEQIEQINQAVEVFLAEIEQEMQKILTKAA, from the coding sequence ATGGAACAAAGAACAGCAGAGTGGTTTCAAGCCCGTTTAGGAAAAGTCACCGCTTCAAACATTTATAACGTACTCAGTAAAACAGCAAAGGGAACCCCTACAAACAAATATGAAGACTATAAAATTAAACTCATTACAGAGCGTTTAACAGAAGAAGTAAGCCAATTTTATACAACGCCTGCTATGCAATGGGGCATTGAACATGAAGAAGATGCCCTAAAAGAATATGCATTCATTTATGATACAGAGATCATAGGGTGTGGTTTTATCCAACACCCCACAATCAAAATGGCTGGTGCTAGTCCTGATGGGTTTGTTGGTGATGACGGTTTAGTTGAAGTCAAATGCCCACAATCCCCAAACCATTTACGCTTCTTTATAGATGACAATATAAAGCCTGAATATCGTGCGCAAATGCAATTCCAAATGGCTTGTACGGGGCGAAAATGGTGTGATTTTATCAGTTATGACCCACGTTTTACGAGGCAATCAACATACTTGCGTATGAAAATCAAACGCATCCACCGTGATGAAGAACAAATTGAACAGATTAATCAAGCGGTCGAAGTCTTTTTAGCAGAAATAGAACAAGAGATGCAAAAGATTTTGACAAAAGCCGCTTAA
- a CDS encoding Rha family transcriptional regulator, translated as MEKLIAIQQNTNKHETIPTMSSIEIAELCGKRHGHVMRDIRKLFSELKIDLSNFAGLYKDSTGRTLPCYHLPKRESLIVILGYNTVLRAKIIDYWKKLEEQEANPQIDFSSPEIRAAIMMHLKNKIKQTA; from the coding sequence ATGGAAAAGCTAATTGCTATCCAGCAAAATACAAATAAACACGAAACAATTCCCACCATGTCTAGCATTGAAATTGCAGAGTTATGCGGTAAAAGACATGGCCATGTAATGCGAGATATTCGTAAACTATTTAGCGAACTTAAAATCGACCTGAGTAATTTTGCTGGATTATACAAAGATTCAACAGGTCGTACTCTTCCTTGTTACCATCTTCCTAAACGTGAATCTCTTATTGTCATTTTAGGTTACAACACCGTGTTACGCGCAAAAATCATAGATTATTGGAAAAAATTAGAAGAGCAAGAAGCTAATCCTCAAATCGATTTTTCGAGCCCTGAAATACGAGCAGCTATCATGATGCATCTTAAAAATAAAATTAAACAGACGGCATAG
- a CDS encoding membrane protein: MVDFIGILKKAINAQNNVTPQVRQRIYKRATETLEHQFLTAKIPQAIADEQRRILQSAITTVEEEYLEVEKRLLSSAMGWNPKDINEDKRYIKEVILPKNNEFSVVSTKSKQDFVKISKDNEVLNEPCVSDMPEAEPVNMQAYLPSEHVNRCALKVSPSQEDNPHIVSHIFSQALRRANKSLVQRRIVISAISVVSFVVLTVGIFFIGGRVFVSNDHQLLGETLQASQGVPKALSVKRKLTQRLLEDGSEVDVGLKQAADSYDEEGISKVVAKNLQSLEKSGEAVFYQARTNYDAEKVATGSARWTLIRESHVKGASEEMAIQGDITIPDEGLSLRLILRRNADRSFPAAYIMDLIFILSDKFSGKAISNVQALTFKASEQSIGQALTRTISAKINDDFFLVALSGNHPFLDRNLQLMRELNWIRLVLTDKNGRINELTFAKGPTGESIFNEVIGQWLAQQDKLTVLGQKNKT; encoded by the coding sequence ATGGTAGATTTCATTGGAATCTTAAAAAAGGCAATTAATGCGCAAAATAATGTTACACCACAAGTGCGTCAGCGGATTTATAAACGGGCTACCGAAACATTAGAACATCAATTTTTAACAGCGAAAATACCGCAAGCAATAGCAGATGAACAAAGAAGGATTCTTCAAAGTGCTATTACGACTGTTGAAGAAGAATATTTAGAAGTCGAAAAGAGGTTGCTTTCTTCAGCTATGGGGTGGAATCCCAAAGATATAAATGAAGATAAAAGATATATAAAAGAGGTTATCTTACCAAAAAATAATGAATTTTCAGTGGTAAGCACAAAAAGCAAGCAGGATTTTGTTAAAATCTCAAAGGATAACGAAGTACTTAATGAGCCTTGTGTATCAGATATGCCAGAGGCGGAGCCTGTTAATATGCAGGCTTATTTGCCTTCTGAGCATGTTAATCGCTGTGCGTTAAAGGTGTCTCCTTCACAAGAAGATAATCCGCATATTGTTTCGCATATTTTTTCTCAAGCTTTACGTCGTGCTAATAAATCATTGGTGCAAAGGCGTATTGTGATAAGTGCTATTTCTGTTGTGAGTTTTGTTGTTTTAACTGTTGGTATTTTTTTTATTGGGGGGCGTGTATTTGTATCAAATGATCATCAGTTGTTAGGAGAAACTCTTCAAGCTTCTCAGGGGGTACCAAAGGCACTTTCGGTTAAGAGAAAGTTAACACAACGCTTATTAGAGGATGGGAGTGAAGTTGATGTTGGTTTAAAACAAGCGGCAGATTCTTACGATGAAGAAGGAATCTCAAAAGTTGTTGCCAAAAATTTGCAATCGCTTGAAAAATCAGGCGAAGCTGTTTTTTATCAAGCACGTACAAATTATGATGCAGAAAAGGTAGCAACGGGAAGCGCTCGCTGGACGCTTATAAGGGAATCTCATGTAAAGGGGGCTTCAGAAGAAATGGCTATACAAGGTGATATAACAATTCCCGATGAAGGGCTATCATTACGGTTAATTTTACGTCGTAATGCTGATCGGTCATTTCCTGCTGCATATATTATGGACCTTATTTTTATTCTTTCTGATAAATTTTCAGGCAAAGCTATAAGCAATGTTCAAGCATTAACCTTTAAAGCAAGTGAACAATCCATTGGGCAGGCGTTAACAAGAACTATTTCTGCAAAAATTAACGATGATTTTTTTCTTGTTGCATTGAGTGGTAATCATCCATTTCTAGACAGAAATTTACAATTAATGCGAGAATTAAATTGGATACGTTTGGTTTTAACAGATAAAAATGGACGTATAAATGAATTAACCTTTGCAAAAGGACCAACAGGTGAATCTATCTTTAATGAAGTTATTGGACAATGGCTTGCACAACAAGATAAGTTAACAGTTCTTGGTCAAAAAAATAAAACATAG
- a CDS encoding type I restriction endonuclease, with protein MDFKKTLKAQGEAGMGTVDESLKIIADKVKNHSDTMLTEEAVKTAVVLPFLRALGYDIFDPLEVIPEFTADAVGKKGEKVDYAIRIDGEIRILFECKPISCELSSKHLSQLYRYFSVTNAKFAILTNGRFFHFYTDLDAANKLDNRPFLTFDVIEYNTVVLTELKKFERSAFNIENILVTAEQLKYVSGIKQNIQKEIENPSEGFVRVACADVYEGRLTANVLEMLTGVTKNAFREVISDAVKSRLSSALQTTTETDKQDNIATSIGNEHARITTEEEVEGFMIVKAIAREVISADRIVIRDAKSYCAILIDNNNRKPLVRLHFNRKRKQLALFDTDIDEKVGIETLDNIYDFADRIRETAKKYL; from the coding sequence TTGGATTTTAAGAAAACCCTGAAAGCACAAGGAGAAGCGGGAATGGGGACAGTAGACGAGAGCTTAAAAATAATAGCTGATAAAGTCAAAAATCATTCAGATACTATGTTAACTGAAGAAGCGGTCAAAACAGCGGTCGTTTTACCGTTTCTGCGCGCACTTGGGTATGATATTTTCGATCCACTTGAAGTCATTCCCGAGTTTACTGCTGATGCCGTTGGTAAAAAAGGTGAAAAAGTTGACTATGCTATCCGTATAGACGGTGAGATACGTATTCTTTTTGAGTGCAAACCGATATCTTGCGAATTGAGTTCAAAGCATTTAAGTCAATTATATCGATACTTTAGTGTAACGAATGCTAAATTCGCGATTTTGACAAATGGTCGATTTTTTCATTTTTACACAGATCTTGATGCTGCAAACAAGCTCGATAATAGGCCATTCCTTACTTTTGATGTAATAGAATACAATACTGTGGTACTTACAGAGCTTAAAAAGTTTGAACGCTCAGCATTTAATATTGAAAATATATTGGTGACAGCCGAGCAGCTCAAATATGTATCTGGAATAAAACAAAACATCCAAAAAGAAATAGAAAATCCGTCCGAAGGTTTTGTTCGTGTTGCTTGTGCGGATGTTTATGAAGGGCGCCTGACTGCTAATGTCTTAGAAATGCTCACAGGTGTTACTAAAAATGCGTTTCGCGAAGTAATATCTGATGCGGTAAAAAGTCGGCTTTCTAGCGCTTTACAAACAACAACTGAAACCGACAAGCAAGATAATATTGCTACATCTATTGGTAATGAACATGCCAGAATAACGACCGAAGAGGAAGTTGAAGGCTTCATGATTGTCAAGGCAATTGCGCGTGAAGTTATTTCTGCCGACCGTATTGTTATCAGAGATGCAAAGTCGTACTGCGCCATTTTAATTGACAATAATAACAGAAAGCCGTTGGTTCGACTGCACTTTAACAGAAAACGTAAGCAACTAGCCCTTTTCGATACTGATATTGATGAAAAAGTCGGTATTGAAACGCTAGATAATATTTATGATTTTGCAGACAGAATAAGAGAAACAGCAAAAAAATATTTATAA
- a CDS encoding helix-turn-helix domain-containing protein, whose protein sequence is MLTPFGKTLRKIRIDHAERLLDMAEKLGISVAFLSSVEIGKKSVPVGMEEKVIELYDLDQDMASLLKKEADIYRKNFTINSSDLLNHEMPNPFVRNFKCLSQKDLTEFKEFMKKIEKKQQNKLP, encoded by the coding sequence ATGCTTACACCATTTGGCAAAACCTTACGTAAAATTCGTATAGATCATGCAGAGCGTCTATTAGATATGGCTGAGAAATTAGGTATATCTGTAGCGTTTTTATCTTCTGTCGAGATTGGCAAAAAATCTGTGCCCGTTGGTATGGAAGAAAAGGTCATAGAATTATACGATTTAGATCAAGATATGGCTTCTCTCTTAAAAAAAGAAGCTGATATTTATCGCAAGAATTTTACAATAAACTCTTCTGATCTACTTAACCATGAAATGCCTAACCCGTTTGTTAGAAATTTTAAGTGCCTTTCACAAAAAGATCTAACAGAGTTCAAGGAATTCATGAAGAAAATAGAAAAGAAACAGCAAAATAAATTACCTTGA
- a CDS encoding LexA family protein: protein MHIIKKLRKDLGLTQVKLAEKAGTTQPQIKRLEKGERKLTKEWAEKLAPHLGVKPFNLLFPENEEIHPISNAIGMIPVIGKVAASSWMSVEDMDFGFDDIEYVPSTSKYPAHFQFALKIEGNCLNKIARDGDQLICVDIIKAGINVEPNDLVIVERSRFNGQMIERTAKRIRQTISGFELWPESTEPNHQEPIKINGATDGEEIRVVGKVLWILRKP from the coding sequence ATGCATATAATTAAAAAATTGAGGAAAGATTTGGGACTCACACAGGTGAAATTGGCTGAAAAAGCTGGTACCACGCAACCTCAAATAAAACGGCTTGAAAAAGGTGAGCGAAAATTAACCAAAGAGTGGGCGGAAAAGTTAGCACCACATCTTGGTGTAAAGCCGTTTAATCTTCTTTTCCCAGAAAACGAGGAAATACATCCCATATCTAATGCTATTGGAATGATACCGGTGATAGGAAAAGTTGCTGCTAGCTCGTGGATGTCGGTCGAAGATATGGATTTTGGATTTGATGACATAGAATATGTACCCAGCACCTCGAAATACCCAGCTCACTTTCAATTTGCTTTAAAAATCGAGGGCAACTGCCTTAACAAAATTGCTCGTGATGGTGATCAACTTATTTGCGTAGACATAATAAAAGCCGGTATTAATGTGGAACCTAACGATCTCGTGATAGTTGAACGCAGCCGATTCAATGGTCAAATGATTGAGCGTACAGCTAAACGTATACGTCAAACTATTAGTGGATTTGAACTATGGCCTGAAAGTACTGAACCCAATCATCAAGAACCTATCAAAATAAATGGGGCAACTGATGGAGAGGAGATTCGTGTAGTTGGGAAAGTTCTTTGGATTTTAAGAAAACCCTGA
- a CDS encoding phage antirepressor Ant has protein sequence MNTLIEIKEQIIDQEIVQTVNARDLHAFLEAKRDFSNWIKDRITRYNFIEGQDFVKTQDLRSPNLASAKSRAVIAINYYLTLDRAKELSMLENNQKGREARLYFIECEKRVKQAVTPQIDYSSPKAMIGFLNYLQGQIDQKDTIIEDLTPKAMALESLQRHDGLFGLTEAAKILEMQPKQFIQFLQQKGWIYRRAAGGNLLPYQDKIQKQLMDCPTITLQTSSGIEKVIPCAKITAKGIGVLSQELKRQSIH, from the coding sequence ATGAACACTCTCATAGAGATTAAAGAACAAATCATTGATCAGGAAATAGTTCAGACAGTAAATGCACGTGATCTGCATGCATTCTTAGAGGCAAAACGTGACTTTTCAAATTGGATTAAGGACCGTATTACCAGATACAATTTTATAGAAGGACAAGACTTTGTAAAAACACAAGATTTGCGGTCGCCAAATTTGGCGAGCGCAAAATCTAGGGCTGTTATCGCGATTAACTACTATCTCACACTCGATAGAGCCAAAGAACTTTCTATGCTTGAGAACAATCAGAAAGGGAGAGAAGCCCGTTTATACTTTATCGAATGTGAAAAGCGTGTAAAGCAAGCAGTAACACCACAAATCGACTATTCAAGTCCAAAGGCTATGATTGGCTTTTTGAATTACCTACAAGGTCAAATAGATCAAAAAGACACTATCATTGAAGATTTAACACCAAAAGCCATGGCTCTTGAAAGCTTACAGCGCCATGATGGGCTCTTTGGTCTTACAGAAGCTGCTAAAATACTCGAGATGCAACCAAAACAATTCATTCAATTTTTACAGCAAAAAGGGTGGATTTACAGACGTGCAGCGGGTGGAAATTTGCTACCGTATCAAGACAAAATCCAAAAGCAACTTATGGATTGTCCAACCATCACGCTTCAAACTTCGAGTGGAATAGAAAAAGTCATTCCTTGCGCAAAAATCACAGCAAAAGGCATTGGTGTGTTGTCTCAAGAACTTAAACGACAAAGCATACATTAA
- a CDS encoding helix-turn-helix domain-containing protein: MEKLKSYLTRNKLSQAEFGKQVGVAQSTINRYLRGLRFPEPEIVLKIEKTTNGVVRPVDWYVDLYPRPSLEEVGVPLTTADNKHPQHNSHS, encoded by the coding sequence ATGGAAAAATTGAAATCATATCTCACACGAAATAAACTATCTCAAGCCGAATTTGGGAAGCAAGTTGGCGTAGCACAGAGTACGATTAACAGGTATTTACGCGGCTTGCGGTTTCCTGAGCCTGAAATTGTCTTAAAGATTGAAAAGACAACCAATGGTGTTGTTCGTCCCGTTGACTGGTATGTCGATTTATACCCACGCCCCTCTCTTGAAGAGGTGGGCGTGCCACTTACTACAGCTGATAACAAACACCCACAGCATAATTCACACTCTTAA
- a CDS encoding helix-turn-helix transcriptional regulator, translated as MIFDDGDRYVTTRECAQLFSVSTTTIRNWVLQGEFPQPYKLGRAVRWRKKEILAFTPKKNREQITTN; from the coding sequence ATGATATTTGATGATGGCGATAGATATGTAACAACCCGTGAATGTGCACAGCTTTTTAGTGTATCAACCACAACGATTCGCAATTGGGTGCTTCAAGGGGAGTTTCCGCAACCCTATAAGCTAGGAAGAGCCGTAAGATGGAGAAAAAAGGAGATCTTAGCCTTTACTCCAAAGAAAAATAGGGAACAAATAACAACAAATTAA
- a CDS encoding adenylosuccinate synthase: MANVVVVGTQWGDEGKGKIVDWLSERADIVVRYQGGHNAGHTLVIDGVSYKLSLLPSGLVRGKLSIIGNGVVVDPHHFVAELKKLCDQGVKITPEILRIAENAPLILSLHRDLDAIRESGLSGLKIGTTKRGIGPAYEDKVGRRAIRVMDLAEKDTLMAKIERLLRHHNALRRGMGVAEIDSQALYDELMQVADKILPFMDCTWRLLDEGYREGKHILFEGAQGALLDNDFGTYPYVTSSNTVAGQACTGSGMGPGVIHYVLGIAKAYTTRVGEGPFPTEQINDIGEFLGTRGHEFGVVTGRKRRCGWFDAVLVRQMVAICGVQGIALTKLDVLDGLDEIKICIGYELDGRKIDYLPSSMGAQARVKPIYETLEGWKAKTAHTLRWEDLPVQAVKYIRYIEELINTKVALLSTSPEREDTILITDPFAN, translated from the coding sequence ATGGCCAATGTAGTTGTTGTCGGTACACAATGGGGTGATGAAGGTAAAGGTAAAATTGTAGATTGGTTGTCTGAGCGCGCAGATATCGTGGTGAGATATCAGGGGGGGCATAATGCTGGCCACACATTGGTTATTGATGGAGTGAGTTATAAATTATCACTTTTACCGTCTGGTTTAGTTCGTGGGAAGTTATCAATCATTGGTAACGGTGTTGTTGTTGATCCTCATCATTTTGTTGCAGAATTAAAAAAACTATGTGATCAAGGTGTAAAAATTACACCAGAAATTTTACGGATTGCTGAAAACGCTCCCTTAATTCTTTCTTTGCATCGTGATCTTGATGCAATTCGAGAAAGTGGTTTATCGGGTTTAAAGATTGGGACAACGAAGCGTGGTATTGGGCCGGCTTATGAAGATAAGGTGGGACGTCGTGCGATCCGAGTGATGGATTTAGCAGAAAAAGATACGCTTATGGCTAAGATTGAGCGGCTTTTGAGGCATCATAATGCTTTGCGTCGTGGGATGGGTGTTGCAGAGATTGATTCTCAAGCGCTTTATGATGAATTGATGCAAGTTGCAGATAAAATTCTGCCCTTTATGGATTGTACGTGGCGTCTTTTAGATGAAGGTTATCGGGAGGGAAAGCACATTCTTTTTGAAGGGGCGCAGGGTGCTTTACTCGATAATGATTTTGGAACTTATCCTTATGTAACATCATCGAATACAGTTGCTGGGCAGGCATGTACAGGATCTGGGATGGGACCTGGAGTCATTCATTATGTTTTGGGTATTGCAAAAGCTTATACCACACGTGTTGGAGAAGGGCCGTTTCCGACAGAGCAGATAAATGATATTGGTGAATTTCTTGGGACACGTGGGCATGAATTTGGTGTTGTAACGGGGAGAAAGCGTCGATGTGGTTGGTTTGATGCAGTTTTAGTTCGTCAGATGGTAGCAATTTGTGGCGTTCAGGGTATAGCATTGACAAAACTTGATGTTCTGGATGGTTTAGATGAAATAAAAATCTGTATTGGTTATGAGCTTGATGGTAGAAAGATTGATTATTTACCTTCTTCCATGGGAGCTCAAGCCCGTGTAAAGCCTATTTATGAAACATTAGAAGGTTGGAAGGCAAAAACAGCACATACATTGAGATGGGAAGATTTACCAGTGCAGGCTGTTAAATATATACGCTATATCGAAGAACTGATTAATACAAAAGTGGCTTTATTATCCACGAGTCCAGAACGTGAAGATACTATTCTCATTACAGATCCCTTTGCAAATTGA
- a CDS encoding phosphoserine transaminase translates to MLQKPSSRPKNTNFSSGPCSKRPGWTFDVLKNALVGRSHRSREAELKLAEVVNLTREILEVPSDHRIGIMPGSDTGAVEASLWSLLGERGIDMAAWESFGFGWNKDVVEQLKLSDVRRFEAPYGEIPDLTQLNFERDVVFTWNGTTSGVRIPNADFIPDKRAGLTICDATSAAFAQYLDFSKLDVVTFSWQKVLGGEAAHGMVILSPRAVERLENHVPAWPMPQLFCMTKNGKLNEDIFKGKIINTPSMLCVEDFLDGLKWAKSLGGAAALRARVEKNFSVIDAFVRKTPWLEYLAKDPEVRSNTSICLDIVDPVITALDTEKRVSFIKAVVNRLDEEGVAYDIGSYRDAPPGLRIWTGITIEASDLEILTQWLEWAFQVEKAQL, encoded by the coding sequence ATGTTACAAAAACCAAGCAGTCGTCCCAAGAATACTAATTTCTCTTCAGGTCCTTGTAGCAAGCGGCCTGGTTGGACTTTTGATGTTCTTAAAAATGCATTAGTTGGGCGTTCACATAGATCGAGAGAAGCAGAATTAAAACTTGCTGAAGTTGTTAATTTAACCCGTGAAATTCTTGAGGTTCCTTCTGATCATCGTATAGGAATTATGCCAGGTTCAGATACCGGTGCTGTTGAAGCTTCTCTATGGTCTTTATTAGGTGAGCGTGGCATTGATATGGCAGCGTGGGAAAGTTTTGGATTTGGGTGGAATAAAGATGTTGTCGAGCAATTAAAACTTTCTGATGTGCGCCGTTTTGAAGCCCCATATGGTGAAATACCAGATTTGACCCAACTTAATTTTGAGCGTGATGTTGTTTTTACATGGAATGGGACAACTTCTGGTGTGCGTATTCCTAATGCAGATTTCATTCCGGATAAGCGGGCAGGATTGACTATTTGTGATGCAACATCAGCAGCTTTTGCGCAATATCTTGATTTTTCAAAATTGGATGTTGTTACTTTTTCGTGGCAAAAAGTTTTGGGAGGTGAAGCAGCACATGGTATGGTGATTTTAAGTCCTCGTGCTGTTGAGAGGCTTGAGAATCATGTTCCGGCTTGGCCTATGCCTCAACTTTTCTGTATGACAAAAAATGGAAAATTGAATGAAGATATTTTTAAAGGAAAGATAATCAATACGCCTTCTATGCTTTGTGTTGAGGATTTTCTTGATGGGTTGAAGTGGGCAAAGTCTCTAGGAGGTGCAGCGGCATTAAGAGCACGGGTTGAGAAGAACTTTTCTGTAATTGATGCTTTTGTTCGTAAAACACCATGGTTAGAATATTTGGCAAAAGATCCTGAAGTGCGTTCTAACACATCTATTTGTTTAGATATTGTGGATCCAGTGATTACTGCTTTAGATACTGAAAAGAGAGTATCTTTTATAAAAGCGGTTGTAAATCGTCTTGATGAGGAAGGTGTTGCTTATGATATTGGTTCGTATCGTGATGCTCCTCCTGGGCTGCGAATTTGGACGGGTATAACAATTGAGGCTTCCGATCTTGAAATTTTAACACAATGGCTTGAATGGGCGTTCCAAGTTGAAAAAGCACAGCTTTAA
- a CDS encoding crossover junction endodeoxyribonuclease RuvC: MITHAQTILCLDLGTKTGWALCDADGFITSDTEHFQSRRFEGGGMRYLRFKKWLSELKRSVDEIDAVYFEEVRRHVGTDASHVYGGFLATLTAWCEHHQIPYEGIPVGTIKKATTGKGNASKEEMIKTMRAKGHAPCDDNEADALAILYLTKEGGMHVQ, from the coding sequence ATGATCACTCATGCACAAACCATTCTCTGTCTTGATCTAGGGACTAAGACTGGCTGGGCGCTTTGTGATGCAGATGGTTTTATCACAAGTGATACAGAACATTTTCAATCACGCCGTTTTGAAGGCGGAGGTATGCGTTATCTGCGCTTTAAGAAATGGCTTTCTGAACTAAAGAGGTCTGTTGATGAAATTGATGCGGTGTATTTTGAAGAGGTACGTCGGCATGTGGGTACAGACGCTTCTCATGTTTATGGGGGCTTTCTAGCAACTCTAACAGCTTGGTGTGAACATCATCAGATACCGTATGAAGGCATTCCCGTTGGTACGATTAAGAAAGCGACGACAGGAAAAGGGAATGCGTCAAAAGAAGAAATGATTAAGACAATGCGTGCAAAAGGTCACGCGCCTTGTGATGATAATGAAGCAGATGCTTTGGCAATTTTATATTTAACGAAAGAAGGGGGTATGCATGTCCAGTAA
- a CDS encoding ERF family protein yields MNELNTNLTEVNKTNDCEIKPTAMELILERALENDVNLDRLKSLLELREKEIERQERQNFVRDLSAMQTEYKNIEQNALNTHTKSTYTTLDKYIDAIKEPLAKHHFALFSRIKEQSSNDITVEMTLKHISGNEISTQGKFPVDATGSKNNVQAVGSTISYARRYLLGMLLNVTSDEDDIDGNTLIAGVTPEQMNEIKELMEQTQAKESDILSFIGVKNLTQMSYKQAQTVLFALKKKQRSQMNKAQQEQQTAV; encoded by the coding sequence ATGAATGAACTAAATACGAACTTAACAGAAGTAAACAAAACAAACGATTGTGAAATCAAACCTACAGCTATGGAACTTATTTTAGAAAGAGCTTTAGAAAATGATGTTAATCTGGACCGTCTCAAGAGCCTTCTCGAATTACGAGAAAAGGAGATAGAACGACAAGAGCGCCAAAACTTTGTTCGTGATCTTTCTGCTATGCAAACGGAATATAAAAATATCGAACAAAACGCCCTTAATACACATACTAAAAGCACCTATACAACGCTTGATAAATACATTGATGCAATCAAAGAACCTCTTGCAAAACATCACTTTGCTTTATTCTCTCGTATCAAAGAGCAGAGTTCAAATGACATAACTGTAGAAATGACTTTAAAGCATATATCGGGCAATGAAATATCAACACAAGGAAAATTTCCTGTTGACGCTACTGGAAGTAAAAACAACGTACAAGCGGTTGGTTCTACTATAAGCTACGCACGTCGATATCTCTTAGGTATGCTTCTTAATGTAACCAGTGATGAAGATGATATAGATGGCAACACGCTTATAGCAGGTGTCACACCGGAACAGATGAATGAAATCAAAGAATTAATGGAACAGACACAAGCAAAGGAAAGCGATATTCTTTCTTTTATAGGCGTAAAAAATCTCACACAGATGTCTTATAAACAAGCCCAAACTGTTTTGTTTGCTTTGAAAAAAAAGCAACGCTCACAAATGAATAAAGCACAACAAGAGCAACAAACGGCGGTGTGA